Within Pseudomonas cichorii, the genomic segment GGCACCCAGGTTGATGACCATTGCCAGGATGGCTGCCTGCCATTCGGAAATCTGCATGCCCAGGGACGGCAGGCCGAAGAAGATGAAAAACAGCTGTACCAGAAACGGGGTGTTGCGGATCAGTTCGACGTAGATGCCGAAGATCGTGGCGAAAGGCTGGATTTTCCAGGCCCTCACGACCGCGCCAACGATGCCCAGGCTGACCCCGAGCAAAGTGCCAATGGCCGTCAGTTCCAGCGTGAACAAGGCCCCGCGCAGCAAGAGATCAGCGCTTTGCAGGACCGGTGTAAAGTCGAATTGATAAGCCATTGGCGGATCCTGTGATCAGAAAGCAGTGATCAGAGATCGGCTGGCAAAGGTTGCTTGAGCCAGGTCACAGAGGCTTTTTCCAGCGCGCCGTCAGCCTTGGCGGCATTGAGGATTTCGTTGACCTTGCCCAGCAGCTCGGGCTGACCCTTGTTCACGCCGACGTAGACTGGCGAATCCTTGAGTTTCACTTTCAGGGCCGGAATGCGTTTCGGGTTGCGCTCGCTGATAGCGACCATGACCACGTTACCGCTGGCGATCAGGTCGGTCTGGCCAGCCAGGTAAGCGGCGATGGTCGAGTTGTTGTCTTCAAAGCGCTTGATGGTTGCGCCTTCGGGAGCGACGGCGGTCAGTTCGATGTCCTCGATGGCGCCACGGGTCACGCTGATGGTCTTGCCCTTGAGGTCACTGATTTCCTTGACCGGCGAGTCAGGTGGACCGAACACCGCGAGGTAGAACGGCGCGTAGGCGCGGGAGAAGTCGATGACCTTCTCGCGATCCGGGTTCTTGCCGAGGCTGGAGATCACCAGATCGACCTTGCCGGTGGTCAGGAACGGGATGCGGTTGGTGCTGTTGACCGGCGTCAGTTCGAGTTTGACCTTCAGTCTGTCGGCCAGCAACTGTGCCGTGTCGATATCCAGACCGCGCGGTTTCATGTCCGGACCCACAGAGCCAAACGGCGGGAAGTCCTGAGGTACAGCGACTTTCAGGGTGCCGCGCGCTACGACGTCATCCAGGCCGTTGGCGTGGGCAGGGGCCTGGCTCAGCATCAGGCTGGCAAACAAGGCAGTAAGCAGTGCGCTGTAACGCTTGGTCATGGGAAATCTCCGGACGGAACGAAAGATGTTGGCTTGTCCCCTAGTGCACAGCCCATGCCATTCAGGCTGTTTGCGCCATAAGTCGGGCTCTGCGGACGGTATTTGGTCTTACTGGTCTGAACAGTTGGCGGATCGAATGCCCTGCTTTGGCGCGCCTGAAAGCCACGTCGCCCCAGCGCTGGGCGTCGCTTGCCGGATGATGTAGATGGCGATAAAAGGAGTTTTTACTGGACTGACTGGCCTGAACAGTGATGCCGCAGAATGCCCTCGCAGTACCTGAATCGGCCCTCCGGGCAATTCGCAAACTGATTGCCGAGCAAGGTTACAAACCTGGCGACAGCCTGCCTTCGCAGCGGGATCTGGCGGTATTGCTGGGCGTCAGTCGAGCCTCGCTGCGCGAAGCCTTGTCGTCGCTCAGTGCCTTGGGAATTGTCAGTGTGCAGCCAGGCAAAGGCGTGTTCATTCAGTCGATTTCTGAACCAGAACAGCGCACGGCCGGTTTTTCCTGGCCTTTCGACGCACGGGTTTCTCCGGCCGATACCTTTCAGTTGCGCTATGCGCTGGAAGGCTTTGCCGCAGGTCTTGCCGCTGTCACCCTGACTGCCGACGAGCGGGATGTGCTGGAGGACAATGTCGAAGCCATGCGCCTGGAGTTGCGTGCAGGGGATTTCGAGGCGGCAGCCAGGCTGGATTTCGAGTTTCATCGGCATATTCTGGTCGCCAGTGGTAATCAGGCCATGCTGGGCATTGTGACGGCGGGTGCTGATATCTTCCTCGAAAGTCAGAAAATGCCCTTCATTCGTGCAGGAAGAGTCATGGAAACCTGGCAGGAACATCGCAAAATTTTGCGCGCTCTTTCCCGACATGCCTCCGGTCCTGCGCAGAAGGCCATGCAGGAACATATCCGTGGAGCGGCATTGCGCACGGGGATTGTCTTTGTCTCGCCCGCCAGCTAAATACGGGGTTATAACCATATTCATGGCTTCCCATAGCCAGACTCAATGAGCCCCGGCTTCCTGAATGCCATAAGGCCCGCTATGATGGGCGTCGTTTTTAGCCTACGACCTCGGAGATCTCCATGAGTAGCGACCTGATCAAACACGTCACCGACGCAAGCTTCGAAGCCGATGTCCTCAAGGCTACCGGCCCTGTGCTTGTTGACTACTGGGCTGAGTGGTGCGGCCCATGCAAGATGATTGCACCGGTTCTTGACGACATCGCTACCACTTACGCAGGCAAGCTGACCGTTGCCAAGCTGAACATCGACAACAATCAGGAAACCCCGGCCAAGCATGGTGTGCGTGGTATCCCGACGCTGATGCTGTTCAAGGACGGTAATGTCGAAGCCACCAAAGTGGGCGCCTTGTCCAAGTCGCAATTGGCTGCTTTCATCGACGCCAATCTTTGATGTTTCTAAAGCCCCGCGAACAGCGGGGTTTTTTCTGGCTCCGTACTAGACGCCTGGAAAATCAAGTGGTACATTCGGCCCCGCAATGGAATCTCCATTGCCCCCTGCTAGCCGTCGCCGACGCTCTCCTTTTCGATTTAGTACGCGATCCTGTCGCCTTCTCTGCGGCGCGGCCTCATTAAGCCAAAAGCTTAATTTCCCTCCATACATGATTACGTCATTCCCATATGAACCTGACTGAACTCAAGCAAAAGCCGATTACCGATCTGCTCGAAATGGCCGAACAGATGGGCATAGAAAATATGGCCCGTTCGCGCAAGCAGGATGTGATTTTCTCCCTGCTGAAAAAGCACGCCAAAAGCGGCGAGGAAATTTCTGGTGATGGCGTGCTGGAGATCCTCCAGGACGGCTTCGGCTTCCTGCGCTCCGCAGACGCGTCCTATCTCGCTGGCCCGGACGATATCTACGTCTCGCCAAGCCAGATCCGTCGTTTCAACCTGCGTACCGGTGACACCATTGTTGGCAAGATTCGCCCGCCTAAAGAAGGCGAGCGTTACTTCGCGCTGCTCAAGGTCGACACGATCAACTTTGATCGTCCGGAAAATGCCAAGAACAAGATTCTGTTCGAAAACCTGACGCCGCTGTTCCCGAACGTGCGCATGAAGATGGAAGCCGGTAACGGTTCCACCGAAGACCTGACCGGTCGCGTGATCGATCTGTGTGCACCTATCGGTAAAGGCCAGCGTGGTCTGATCGTTGCTCCGCCAAAGGCGGGCAAGACCATCATGCTGCAGAACATCGCGTCGAACATCACTCGTAACAACCCGGAAGTTCACCTGATCGTTCTGCTGATCGACGAGCGTCCGGAAGAAGTGACCGAAATGCAGCGTACCGTACGCGGCGAAGTGGTTGCTTCTACGTTCGACGAGCCGCCAACCCGCCACGTGCAGGTTGCTGAAATGGTGATCGAGAAGGCCAAGCGCCTGGTCGAGCACAAGAAGGACGTCGTGATCCTGCTCGACTCCATTACCCGTCTGGCTCGCGCCTACAACACCGTGATTCCAAGCTCCGGCAAGGTACTGACCGGTGGTGTCGATGCTCACGCTCTCGAGAAGCCAAAGCGCTTCTTCGGTGCTGCGCGTAACATCGAAGAAGGCGGCTCGCTGACCATCATCGCCACCGCGCTGGTTGAAACCGGCTCGAAGATGGACGAAGTGATCTACGAGGAGTTCAAGGGTACGGGCAACATGGAGCTGCCGCTGGATCGCAAGATCGCAGAGAAGCGCGTGTTCCCGGCCATCAACATCAACCGCTCCGGCACCCGTCGTGAAGAGCTGCTGACTGCTGATGACGAACTGCAACGCATGTGGATCCTGCGCAAGCTGCTGCATCCTATGGATGAAGTCGCTGCCATCGAGTTCCTGGTCGACAAGCTCAAGCAGACCAAGACCAACGATGAGTTCTTCCTGTCGATGAAACGCAAGTAACTGACAGGTTGAACAGAAAATGGCGTCCTTCGGGGCGCCATTTTTTTTGCGCAAAAACTCCCATGGAAGGGGCCTTGGCTGCGACGGCGATGTTTCAGGCGACGGTGTTTTTTCTGTGTGTCAGCAACCTTTCGCCAGCAAGCTGCCTCCCGCAAATGACACTCACGTCGTTGTCCCGCTCCACTTTCCAGAATAAATTCACTCCTGTGCCTGCTCATGGCTGCCACGAATCTGCAGAGCAGGTACGATGTGCACCTATTTGAATAAGTGGCCAGGTTAATGAAATTCAAGGACCTAAGGGATTTCGTGCAGCAGCTTGAGCAGCGCGGAGAGTTGAAACGCATTCAGATGCCCATTTCCCCTGTGCTGGAAATGACTGAAATCTGCGACCGTACGCTGCGCGCCAAAGGCCCGGCCCTGTTGTTTGAAAAGCCGGTCGGTTTTGACATCCCGGTGCTGGGCAACCTCTTCGGAACGCCGGAGCGGGTCGCCATGGGCATGGGCGCCGAATCTGTCGACGAGCTGCGGGAAATCGGCAAGTTGCTGGCTTTCCTCAAGGAGCCGGAGCCGCCCAAAGGCCTCAAAGACGCCTGGTCAAAGCTGCCTATCTTCAAGAAAGTCATCTCCATGGCCCCCAAAGTGGTCAAGGATGCGCCGTGCCAGGAGATCGTCATCGAAGGCGATGACGTCGACCTGAACATGCTGCCTGTCCAGACCTGCTGGCCTGGCGACGTTGCGCCGCTGATCACCTGGGGCCTGACAGTTACGCGCGGTCCTAACAAGGAGCGCCAGAACCTGGGCATCTATCGCCAGCAGGTGATCGGTCGCAACAAGGTCATCATGCGCTGGCTCAGCCATCGCGGCGGCGCGCTGGACTTCAAGGAATGGTGCATCAAGCATCCCGGCGAGCCGTTCCCTGTAGCCGTTGCCCTGGGCGCGGACCCGGCGACCATTCTGGGTGCCGTGACGCCGGTGCCTGACAGCTTGTCCGAATATGCGTTTGCAGGCCTGCTGCGCGGCACTCGCACCGAACTGATCAAGTGCCGTGGCAACAACCTGCAAGTGCCTTCCAGTGCCGAAATCGTCCTTGAGGGCGTGATCCATCCCGGTGAAATGGCTGATGAGGGGCCTTATGGCGACCACACCGGTTATTACAACGAAGTGGACAGCTTCCCGGTGTTCACCGTCGAGCGTATTACGCACCGGATCAAGCCGATCTATCACAGCACTTACACCGGTCGTCCGCCGGATGAGCCGGCGATTCTGGGCGTGGCGCTGAACGAAGTGTTCGTACCGATCCTGCAAAAGCAGTTTCCGGAAATCATCGACTTCTACCTGCCGCCCGAAGGCTGTTCCTATCGCATGGCCGTCGTGACCATCAAAAAGCAGTACCCGGGCCATGCCAAGCGCGTGATGCTGGGTGTCTGGTCGTTCCTGCGACAGTTCATGTACACCAAGTTCGTTATTGTCACCGACGACGACATCAACGCTCGCGACTGGAACGACGTGATCTGGGCCATTACCACGCGCATGGACCCCAAGCGCGACACGGTAATGATCGAAAATACGCCGATCGATTACCTGGACTTCGCTTCACCGGTTTCCGGTCTGGGTTCCAAGATGGGGCTTGATGCGACGCATAAGTGGCCGGGCGAAACCACACGTGAGTGGGGCCGGGCTATCGTCAAGGACGAGGCGACTACACGTCGGGTCGATGAAATCTGGAATCAACTGGGAATAGATTGATGCGTGTAACGTTGCAGCCGTCGGGTGCAGTGCTGGAAACCCTGCCGGGCGAGCGGATTCTCGATGCTGCACAGCGCCTGGGCTATGAATGTCCACAGAGCTGCCGCAACGGTAATTGTCATGTCTGCTCGGCGCTGCTGGTGCAGGGGCGCGTGAAACAGGCCAGCGATGAGCTGACCCACGGTGAAATCTACACCTGCCTGGCAGAGCCGCTGGAAACCTGCGAAGTGCTGTGGGATGCGGTCCTGCCCCTTGGTCAGTTGCCGGTGCGCAAGTTTGCCTGCCAGCTCAGCGAGTGCGTTGAAGTGGGCGGCGATGTCTGGCGGGTCGGTCTGAGGGCGCCGGCTGGCAAGCTGCCCCGCTATCACGCCGGGCAATACCTGATGATCGAGCGCGAGAACGGTGAAAAGTCAGCCTTCTCGCTGGCTTCGGCGCCTCACAAGGGGCGCGACCTGGAATTGCACGTGCTGGTTCGTGAGGCCAGTGCTCGCACGCTGATCGAACAGCTTCAACGCAATGCCATGGCGCGGGTCGAGCTACCTCTTGGCGATACCCACCTTGCCGATCTGCCCGACGGCCCACTGGTACTGATCGCGGCTGGCACGGGTATGGCGCAGATGAGCAGCCTGATCGAGCATTGCCGCGCCAAGGGCTTCAGCCATCCAGTGCATCTGTACTGGGGCGTGCGCCGTCCCGAGGACTTTTACGAAATTCGTCAGTGGGACGAATGGGCCACGCTGCCGAATCTGTTCCTGCACAAGGTCGTCAGTGATCTGTGCGGCTGGGAAGGGCGCTGCGGGATGTTGCATGAAGCCGTACGCGACGACATCAGCGACCTGTCCTCGATCCATGTCTACGGCAGCGGCTCTCCGGCCATGATCTACGCGACGCTGGATGCCTTGGTCGGTGCCGGAATGGACGCTCATCAGATGCGTGCTGATGTCTTTGCCTACGCGCCTCGTCCATAGCTTCTGACTGGCGGCCTTGTAACTGGATTGCAATTTTTTTCAATCGCTTATAGCTTATAGCGATGAAAACACAGGCTCAGGCCTGTAGCAGCACCCGTACCGCGATACCTTGACGCCGCTTATCCATGAGCGGGTCCTCAAGGCTCGGTTATGACTGACAGTCAGGCTGTCAGGGAGGCAAATGGACAATCCAATCAATGAATTGGCGGCGGCCGTGCATGACGGCCTTGGTCTGAAATATCCGCCAGTAATCGATCTTGGCCCGCAACTCACCCGCGAGCAACTGCTCGCCTCGATGAACGCCACCCTGCGTCGCCACAAGGGCGGCCCTGTCTGGCTGTTCGCTTATGGCTCGCTGATCTGGCGCCCTGAATGCAAGGCTGTCGAGCGTCAGCGCGCACGGGTATATGGCTACCATCGCGGCTTGTACCTGTGGTCCCACGAACATCGGGGCACACCCGAAGTGCCTGGCCTGGTATTCGGCCTGGACCGTGGCGGCTCCTGCACGGGGTTCGCCTACCGCTTGCCGGATGAATGCCTTGAAGACTCCCTGTTCGCGCTCTGGCAGCGCGAAATGCCTTATCCCTCTTATCGCCCGCACTGGCTGAGCTGCCGTCTTGAAGATGGCACACAGGTTCAGGCGTTGGGATTTGTGCTGGAGAGGCATTTGCCCAGCTATGCGGGCAACCTGCCGGACAGTGTGCTGAGCCAGGTACTGGCCAGCGCAAGCGGGCGGTATGGCACGACTCGTGATTACGTCGAGCAGACCGCCAACGCCTTGCGCAGCCACGCCATGCCAGATCTGAATCTGGAGGCGCGGCTGAAGCGTTGCCGGTCCAACCCGGTTACGCTTTGACTCAGGCTTACCGAGACGTGCTGGCAACCTGTTTGTGACGTAGCGTTGGCGCAAGGAACGCCATAGCCAGGATGCACGCACTGATCAGCAGCACAAAACCGCCATCCCAGCCGAAGTGGTCAACGGTGTAGCCCATCGCCGCGCTTGCTGCGACCGAGCCGCCCAGGTAACCGAACAACCCTGTGAAACCTGCCGCAGTACCGGCTGCTTTCTTGGGCGCCAGTTCCAGTGCCTGCAGACCGATCAGCATCACCGGGCCGTAGATCAGGAAGCCGATGGAAACCAGAGCGATCATGTCGACGGTCGGGTTGCCTTCCGGGTTCAGCCAGTACACCAGCGTGGCGATGGTCACCAGGAACATGAACACCATACCGGTCAGGCCGCGGTTGCCCTTGAAGATCTTGTCCGACATCCAGCCGCACAGCAGCGTGCCAGGAATACCGGCCCACTCGTACAGGAAATAGGCCCATGAGGTCTTGTCGACCGTGAAGTGCTTGGCTTCTTTCAGGTAGGTCGGTGCCCAGTCCAGCACGCCATAGCGCAGCAGATAGACGAACACGTTAGCCAGGGCGATGTACCACAGCAGTTTGTTGCGCAGCACGTATTTGACGAAGATTTCCCTGGCGCTGAATTCTTCTTCATGGCTGGCGTCGTAGCCTTCCGGATAATCGTTCTTGTAGTGCTCGATGGGCGGCAGGCCAACCGATTGCGGGGTGTCGCGCATGGTTGCGAAGGCGAAGACCGCCACCAGCAGAGCCACGGCTGCCGGCACATAGAATGCGGCGTGCCAGTCGTTGGTCCAGCCCATGCCCAGCAGGAACAGCGGGCCGATCAGACCGCCACCCACGTTATGGGCCACGTTCCAGACCGAAACCACACCGCCGCGCTCTTTCTGCGACCACCAGTGCACCATCGTCCGCCCGCTCGGCGGCCAGCCCATGCCTTGTGCCCAGCCGTTTATGAACAGCAGCACAAACATGATCGTGACACTGGACGTCGCCCAGGGCGCGAAACCGAAAATGAACATCACCCCGGCCGACACCAGCAACCCGAACGGCAGGAAATAGCGCGGGTTGGAGCGGTCCGAAACCAGCCCCATCAGGAATTTCGACAAGCCGTAGGCAATCGCGATGGCCGACATGGCAACACCCAACTGCCCGCGTGTGTAGCCTTCTTCGATCAGGTAAGGCATCGCCAGGGAGAAGTTCTTGCGCAGCAGGTAGTAACCGGCATAGCCGATGAAAATACCGGCGAAGATCTGCCAGCGCAGACGACGGTAAGTGCTATCGACCTTTTCTTCGGGGATGGGTGCCATGTGCTTGGCAGGGCGGAAAAACGCAAACATGCAGACGCTCCGGGTTTTTATTTTTTGCGAAAGCGAATATTACATTTTCGTTACAGAAAAAAGCAGCGCTTTTTCCGAAAGTTGCATAGGAAATGTGAGGTTGTTCGTGTTCTTTTGTGAACATCTTGTTTGGGTAGATGCCGTCATTTTTTTTTGGGATTGCTCCTACGTTTGAATGGGATTGCATGTCCTTATGAGCACTGAGGGAGCCTTCTACTATCGCGGTCACTACGCCATGCAGGCGTTCATATCGCGGTTTTCAGGGGGTGTGTATGAGGTTTATTGCGTTTGTTTTTGTTCTTTTGCTGCCTCTTTCGGTGCAGTCTGCCGATGCCTTGATTGTCCCCCTGTTTACCCCCAAGCCTGTATATCCGCCAGCATTGATCAGAAGCCGATACACCGGAAAGGTACGGGTTCAGTTGGTGGTGAGTTCTGGCGGGAATGTGCAGGACGTTCGGGCGATAGAGAGCGGGCATCCACAATTGACTGAGGCTGCTGTGGGGGCTTTGGCTCAATGGCGCTATCGCCCATGGGCTGGAACCGTGGGCGCCCCACCGCAAATCAGCATCATGATCCCTGTCATTTTTGGCTCTCACGGAAACAGCCACTTCAATCAGGAGGTCGATGTCGGCCTGAGCAATATCCGCTGTGCCTATTTGAATAACGAAGTTGATACGCAAAACAGAGACTTTCCGGAAGAGCCGTTAAATAAAGTCGACGTGTTCTGGTACACCGGTCAGTTTTTATTCAGTAGCTACGCGGCTCTTCTGCGTAGCGAGGATGAGCGTAAGCTCTTGCTTGAGCAGTTGGGGCGGTTGGTTCCAGAGATTGTGAAAAGCTGCCGGCTTAATCCAGAGCACAGGTATGGCGACTACCTTCCTGTTTCTATCAAGAGCCTGTTGAGTGGGCTGGCACAGTCAGACGATGTGCCTGGCGCATTGCAAGGAGCCTTGTGAATGCCGAGCAGGTTCCATGGGTTTGGTGTGCTGTTTACAGGTCTTTTGTTTGTGGGGTGTGTCACCGCGGCAGGCTCCTACCCGGTGCCACTGTCTATGCCGGACATCGAGTATCCAGAAGAGCTGATCGGTTCCTCTGCAAAAGGAGAGGTCGTTGTACGGATCTTCATTCAGGCCGATGGAGGGGTTCGGTTCCTTGAGGTGCTTGATGCGACCGAGCCCCGATTCGTGGCAGCGACCAAAAAGGCTGTTGAGCAATGGCGCTTCGAGCCCTGGACGCCATCCGCCTCCAATCCAGA encodes:
- a CDS encoding transporter substrate-binding domain-containing protein, with the translated sequence MTKRYSALLTALFASLMLSQAPAHANGLDDVVARGTLKVAVPQDFPPFGSVGPDMKPRGLDIDTAQLLADRLKVKLELTPVNSTNRIPFLTTGKVDLVISSLGKNPDREKVIDFSRAYAPFYLAVFGPPDSPVKEISDLKGKTISVTRGAIEDIELTAVAPEGATIKRFEDNNSTIAAYLAGQTDLIASGNVVMVAISERNPKRIPALKVKLKDSPVYVGVNKGQPELLGKVNEILNAAKADGALEKASVTWLKQPLPADL
- the rho gene encoding transcription termination factor Rho, with amino-acid sequence MNLTELKQKPITDLLEMAEQMGIENMARSRKQDVIFSLLKKHAKSGEEISGDGVLEILQDGFGFLRSADASYLAGPDDIYVSPSQIRRFNLRTGDTIVGKIRPPKEGERYFALLKVDTINFDRPENAKNKILFENLTPLFPNVRMKMEAGNGSTEDLTGRVIDLCAPIGKGQRGLIVAPPKAGKTIMLQNIASNITRNNPEVHLIVLLIDERPEEVTEMQRTVRGEVVASTFDEPPTRHVQVAEMVIEKAKRLVEHKKDVVILLDSITRLARAYNTVIPSSGKVLTGGVDAHALEKPKRFFGAARNIEEGGSLTIIATALVETGSKMDEVIYEEFKGTGNMELPLDRKIAEKRVFPAININRSGTRREELLTADDELQRMWILRKLLHPMDEVAAIEFLVDKLKQTKTNDEFFLSMKRK
- a CDS encoding energy transducer TonB, with protein sequence MRFIAFVFVLLLPLSVQSADALIVPLFTPKPVYPPALIRSRYTGKVRVQLVVSSGGNVQDVRAIESGHPQLTEAAVGALAQWRYRPWAGTVGAPPQISIMIPVIFGSHGNSHFNQEVDVGLSNIRCAYLNNEVDTQNRDFPEEPLNKVDVFWYTGQFLFSSYAALLRSEDERKLLLEQLGRLVPEIVKSCRLNPEHRYGDYLPVSIKSLLSGLAQSDDVPGALQGAL
- a CDS encoding CDP-6-deoxy-delta-3,4-glucoseen reductase, which produces MRVTLQPSGAVLETLPGERILDAAQRLGYECPQSCRNGNCHVCSALLVQGRVKQASDELTHGEIYTCLAEPLETCEVLWDAVLPLGQLPVRKFACQLSECVEVGGDVWRVGLRAPAGKLPRYHAGQYLMIERENGEKSAFSLASAPHKGRDLELHVLVREASARTLIEQLQRNAMARVELPLGDTHLADLPDGPLVLIAAGTGMAQMSSLIEHCRAKGFSHPVHLYWGVRRPEDFYEIRQWDEWATLPNLFLHKVVSDLCGWEGRCGMLHEAVRDDISDLSSIHVYGSGSPAMIYATLDALVGAGMDAHQMRADVFAYAPRP
- the trxA gene encoding thioredoxin TrxA, with product MSSDLIKHVTDASFEADVLKATGPVLVDYWAEWCGPCKMIAPVLDDIATTYAGKLTVAKLNIDNNQETPAKHGVRGIPTLMLFKDGNVEATKVGALSKSQLAAFIDANL
- a CDS encoding gamma-glutamylcyclotransferase, yielding MDNPINELAAAVHDGLGLKYPPVIDLGPQLTREQLLASMNATLRRHKGGPVWLFAYGSLIWRPECKAVERQRARVYGYHRGLYLWSHEHRGTPEVPGLVFGLDRGGSCTGFAYRLPDECLEDSLFALWQREMPYPSYRPHWLSCRLEDGTQVQALGFVLERHLPSYAGNLPDSVLSQVLASASGRYGTTRDYVEQTANALRSHAMPDLNLEARLKRCRSNPVTL
- the ubiD gene encoding 4-hydroxy-3-polyprenylbenzoate decarboxylase, which encodes MKFKDLRDFVQQLEQRGELKRIQMPISPVLEMTEICDRTLRAKGPALLFEKPVGFDIPVLGNLFGTPERVAMGMGAESVDELREIGKLLAFLKEPEPPKGLKDAWSKLPIFKKVISMAPKVVKDAPCQEIVIEGDDVDLNMLPVQTCWPGDVAPLITWGLTVTRGPNKERQNLGIYRQQVIGRNKVIMRWLSHRGGALDFKEWCIKHPGEPFPVAVALGADPATILGAVTPVPDSLSEYAFAGLLRGTRTELIKCRGNNLQVPSSAEIVLEGVIHPGEMADEGPYGDHTGYYNEVDSFPVFTVERITHRIKPIYHSTYTGRPPDEPAILGVALNEVFVPILQKQFPEIIDFYLPPEGCSYRMAVVTIKKQYPGHAKRVMLGVWSFLRQFMYTKFVIVTDDDINARDWNDVIWAITTRMDPKRDTVMIENTPIDYLDFASPVSGLGSKMGLDATHKWPGETTREWGRAIVKDEATTRRVDEIWNQLGID
- the glpT gene encoding glycerol-3-phosphate transporter, coding for MFAFFRPAKHMAPIPEEKVDSTYRRLRWQIFAGIFIGYAGYYLLRKNFSLAMPYLIEEGYTRGQLGVAMSAIAIAYGLSKFLMGLVSDRSNPRYFLPFGLLVSAGVMFIFGFAPWATSSVTIMFVLLFINGWAQGMGWPPSGRTMVHWWSQKERGGVVSVWNVAHNVGGGLIGPLFLLGMGWTNDWHAAFYVPAAVALLVAVFAFATMRDTPQSVGLPPIEHYKNDYPEGYDASHEEEFSAREIFVKYVLRNKLLWYIALANVFVYLLRYGVLDWAPTYLKEAKHFTVDKTSWAYFLYEWAGIPGTLLCGWMSDKIFKGNRGLTGMVFMFLVTIATLVYWLNPEGNPTVDMIALVSIGFLIYGPVMLIGLQALELAPKKAAGTAAGFTGLFGYLGGSVAASAAMGYTVDHFGWDGGFVLLISACILAMAFLAPTLRHKQVASTSR
- a CDS encoding FadR/GntR family transcriptional regulator codes for the protein MPQNALAVPESALRAIRKLIAEQGYKPGDSLPSQRDLAVLLGVSRASLREALSSLSALGIVSVQPGKGVFIQSISEPEQRTAGFSWPFDARVSPADTFQLRYALEGFAAGLAAVTLTADERDVLEDNVEAMRLELRAGDFEAAARLDFEFHRHILVASGNQAMLGIVTAGADIFLESQKMPFIRAGRVMETWQEHRKILRALSRHASGPAQKAMQEHIRGAALRTGIVFVSPAS